The Rhodospirillaceae bacterium genome contains the following window.
CCGGGTGACAACACCCGACGAGGTGAAGGAATATTGCGGCGCCTTTATGCAGCTCTACCGCGAAGAGGCGCATTATCTGGAGCGCACCGCCCCCTGGATCGAACGGGTCGGCCTTGCCTATGTCAAATCGCATGTTGTCGAAGATGCCAAAGGCCGTCAAAGCCTCCATGCCCGTTTTCTCGCCGCCCAGGCCGCATGCCAGCACGATCCATGGGCCAGGCGGACCGAAAAAGACGCCCCCGAACGGCGCGAATACGTACCCCTTGCGGAGCTAGGCGCATGAGCAATTGGGTCGCCATTGGCCATGTCAAAGACATCCCGCGCCTGGGCGCGCGGGTGGTGCGCAGGAACGGCATCGACATTGCCGTTTTCCGCGTCGCCGGGGACCAGATTTACGCGATTGAGGATCGCTGCCCACATAAGAGCGGGCCGCTGAGCCAGGGCATCGTCCATGGCGGGCGCGTGACCTGCCCACTCCACGACTGGACCATCGACCTTGCCGCCGGCAAAGCCGTCGCCCCCGATCAGGGCTGCGTCACCACCTATGCTGTGCGCATTGCCAATGACAAGATCGAAATCAACCTCGCCAAAAACGGCCAGGCCGTCACTTCCGTCCAATGACAAGAGAGGTCAAGACCACGTGCCCCTATTGCGGGGTCGGCTGTGGCCTGATTGCGTCATGCGGCGTTGCGGGTGACGTTGTCATCAAACCCGACCCTGCACATCCAGCCAATTTCGGCCGGATCTGTTCCAAGGGCGCCGCCCTGGACGAAACCCTCGACCATAAGGGCCGCCTGCTTCATCCCATGGTCGATGGGAAACGCACGAATTGGGACACCGCTCTTTTCCGCGCCGCAGAAGGCTTCACCAAAACTATCGCCAAACATGGACCGAACGCCGTGGCGTTCTATGTATCCGGTCAACTTCTGACCGAAGATTATTACGTCGCCAACAAGCTGATGAAGGGCTTTATCGGCAGCGCAAATATCGACACCAATTCACGGCTGTGCATGGCCTCATCGACGGCCGGACACAAGCGCGCCTTTGGCAGCGATAGCGTGCCCGGAAATTACCAGGACCTCGACGAAGCCGACCTTGTCATTTTTGCCGGTTCCAATGCCGCCTGGTGCCACCCGGTGCTTTACCAACGGATCATGGCGGCACGAGAAAAGAACCCCACCCGGCGGATGGTGATCATTGATCCCCGCCGCACCGCCACCTGCGAAGGAGCCGATC
Protein-coding sequences here:
- the nirD gene encoding nitrite reductase (NAD(P)H) small subunit, which produces MSNWVAIGHVKDIPRLGARVVRRNGIDIAVFRVAGDQIYAIEDRCPHKSGPLSQGIVHGGRVTCPLHDWTIDLAAGKAVAPDQGCVTTYAVRIANDKIEINLAKNGQAVTSVQ